One window of the Eucalyptus grandis isolate ANBG69807.140 chromosome 6, ASM1654582v1, whole genome shotgun sequence genome contains the following:
- the LOC120286320 gene encoding wall-associated receptor kinase 2-like — MKIGHWLLTVAVAWWFQQGSAALPRKCTHQCGDVTVPYPFGLEPNCSRSKEFLLDCTNTEGSGFRLMLGNLTILKISVGDSTMVVSLPEVYECYDQNYSLANRTLSINLPPNPRYKISETQNKLIVVGCNALADVADGGGTVRRGCASYCSSNVDFAKETTCSGQGCCQASIPGGLTTLNITLSSIGQNESNSEGGHCARAFMVDNRPFNISNLTLPTFQDVGNNTSLVLDWMVESNVTCGKARSNPSSYACGNNTDCKEFGNGPGYRCVCRDGYNGNPYNPFKGCKAICRVGKKYKGKKKNKDRCEIAPGVIAGAAIAVSVFGITVTGSVSVTLRLRLRKINFRRNGGELLQQRKVQIFMEEELAKATNNYNDNNKLNNDHSSSVYGGTIAGDTVVVVKKPQDEHKSIIRQDFQDELEFLMEKSHKNMVKLKGICLETEIPLLVYEYIPNGTLFKLIQRTS; from the exons ATGAAGATAGGGCATTGGCTTCTAACGGTGGCTGTGGCCTGGTGGTTTCAACAAGGCAGCGCCGCGTTGCCCAGAAAGTGCACACACCAGTGTGGGGACGTGACCGTACCTTATCCATTCGGGCTCGAACCCAATTGTTCGAGGTCCAAAGAATTTTTGCTCGATTGCACCAACACCGAAGGGAGCGGTTTTCGACTAATGTTGGGGAATCTTACGATACTCAAAATCTCGGTTGGGGACTCGACCATGGTCGTCAGCCTCCCCGAAGTATACGAGTGCTACGATCAGAATTACAGCCTAGCAAACAGAACCCTGTCCATCAATCTACCTCCAAATCCTCGGTACAAAATCTCAGAAACCCAGAACAAGCTCATCGTCGTCGGCTGCAACGCCCTTGCGGACGTGGCCGATGGAGGAGGGACGGTCAGGAGAGGTTGCGCCTCCTACTGCAGCAGCAATGTCGACTTCGCCAAGGAGACCACTTGCTCCGGTCAAGGTTGCTGTCAAGCATCCATACCAGGGGGGCTCACGACGCTCAACATTACCCTCTCCTCCATCGGCCAAAACGAGTCGAACTCGGAAGGCGGCCACTGTGCACGGGCCTTCATGGTGGACAACAGGCCATTCAATATCTCAAACTTGACTCTCCCGACGTTCCAGGATGTGGGTAACAACACGAGCCTTGTTCTGGACTGGATGGTCGAATCGAACGTGACTTGTGGAAAGGCCAGGTCAAACCCGTCGAGCTATGCCTGTGGTAATAACACGGATTGTAAAGAGTTCGGGAATGGACCGGGTTATCGTTGCGTTTGCAGGGATGGGTACAATGGGAACCCCTATAATCCCTTCAAAGGGTGTAAAG CCATTTGCCGAGTTGGAAAGAAgtacaaaggaaagaagaagaataaagacCGTTGCGAAATTGCTCCTGGCGTCATAGCTGGTGCAG CAATTGCTGTGTCCGTCTTCGGCATAACTGTTACTGGTTCTGTCTCGGTCACGTTGAGGTTGAGACTCAGAAAGATCAACTTTAGACGAAATGGAGGAGAGCTCTTGCAACAACGCAAAGTCCAAATCTTCATGGAGGAAGAGCTGGCAAAAGCAACCAACAACTATAATGACAATAATAAGCTCAACAACGACCATTCCAGTTCCGTTTATGGAGGGACAATAGCAGGGGACACCGTGGTTGTGGTCAAGAAGCCTCAAGATGAGCACAAGTCTATAATAAGGCAGGATTTCCAAGATGAACTTGAATTTCTGATGGAAAAGAGCCACAAAAATATGGTGAAGCTCAAAGGCATATGTTTGGAGACTGAAATACCATTGCTGGTTTATGAATACATTCCAAATGGCACCCTCTTCAAACTCATCCAACGAACGAGTTGA